The genomic interval GGATCATCCCGGACACGGACATCCCGGAGCTGGAGCGGCTCGGCGTCGCGAAGATCTTCACCCCGGGCGCCACCACCGGCTCGATCGTGGAGTGGGTCCGCGACAACGTCGGCCAGCCGGTGATCGGCTGACCCTGCCACCCCGCCGGCGCGCCGAGTGGTACGGGCCGGGGCGCCGGGTCCGGAGATGGGGGAGAGGCCGGACGCACCCCTCACACGTCCGGCCTCTCTATGCGCGATGCCCCGCCGCCACCCCTCGACCGACAGGGCATCGGCCGTCTCCGTCATCGCGCTCCCCCAGCGCTCCGACATCAGACTCAACGACGTCCCTTACGCCGGGTTACGCCGCCCGGGAAATCTTTTCCCCGCCGCCCCAGGTCGGCGGCCACACCGACCCGCCGGCCTGCTGTGCGTTACCGCACACCGAGCACCCACGTGGATGCCGGGCGTGCTCACCTCGCTAGGCTGCGGCCGACGGCCTGTTCGTGCCTACAGCAGGCCCAACTCATTCACACGCTGGCGGCGGTGCGACGGCGCGCCGCGGAGACGGGACGGGACGCGCAATCGTGGACCTGTACGAATACCAGGGGCGTGAGCTGTTCGAGCGGCACGGGTTGCCCGTGCTGGCCGGCGGTGTCGCGACGACCCCCCAGGAGGCCCGCGCGATCGCCGAGCGCCTCGGCGGCCGGGTGGTCGTCAAGGCTCAGGTGAAGGTCGGCGGCCGGGGCAAGGCGGGCGGCGTCAAGCTGGCCGAGGGGCCGGACGAGGCGGTGGCCCGGTCCACCGACATCCTCGGCATGGACATCAAGGGCCACACGGTCAACAAGGTCATGCTGACCGTGACCGCGGACATCGCCGAGGAGTACTACTTCTCCTACCTGCTCGACCGCGCCAACCGCACCTTCCTCTGCATCGCCAGCGTGGCCGGCGGGATGGACATCGAGCAGGTGGCCGCCGAGACGCCGGAGCGGGTCGCCAAGGTGACGATCGACGCCAACGCCGGGGTCGACGAGGCCAAGGCGCGGGAGATCGTCGAGGCCGCCGGCTTCCCGGCCGAGCTGACCGACCAGATCGTGCCGATCGCGGTACGCCTGTGGCAGGCGTTCGTGGCCGAGGACGCCACCCTGGTCGAGGTGAACCCGCTGGCCCGGACGGCCGACGGAAAGGTGCTCTGCCTCGACGCGAAGGTCTCGCTCGACGAGAACGCCGGCTTCCGGCACCCCGACCACGAGGCGCTGGTCGACCAGGCCGCGGTGGACCCGCTGGAGCAGCGGGCCAAGGAGAAGGACCTCAACTACGTCAAGCTGGACGGCGAGGTCGGCATCATCGGCAACGGCGCCGGCCTGGTGATGTCCACCCTCGACGTGGTGGCGTACGCGGGCGAGTCGCACGGCGGCGTCAAGCCGGCGAACTTCCTCGACATCGGCGGCGGCGCCAGCGCCGCGGTGATGGCGAACGGCCTGGAGATCGTCCTCTCCGACCCGTCGGTACGCAGCGTCTTCGTCAACGTCTTCGGCGGGATCACCGCCTGCGACGAGGTCGCCAACGGCATCATCCAGGCGCTGGCCCTGCTCGCCGAGCGCGGCGAGACGGTCGACAAGCCCCTCGTGGTACGCCTCGACGGCAACAACGCGGAGGCCGGGCGGGCCATCCTCGACGGCGCCGCGAACCCGCTGGTGCAGCGGGTGGACACTATGGACGGCGCGGCCCAGCGGGCCGCCGAGCTCGCGGCTGCGGGGGTGTGAGATGGCTATCTGGCTGACCAAGGAGTCCAAGGTCGTCGTACAGGGGATGACCGGCTCCGAGGGGATGAAGCACACCAGGCGGATGCTGGCCGCCGGTACCAACGTCGTCGGTGGGGTCAACCCGCGCAAGGCGGGCCAGAAGGTCGCCTTCGACAACGTCGAGCTGCCGGTCTTCGCCAACGTCGCCGAGGCGATGGCGGCCACCGGTGCCGACGTCACCGTCATCTTCGTACCGCCGCAGTTCACCCGGGGCGCCGTGGTCGAGGCGATCGACGCCGGCATCCCGCTCGCCGTGGTGATCACCGAGGGCGTACCGGTGCACGACACCGCCGCGTTCTGGGCGTACAACGTGGCGCAGGGGGAGCGGACCCGGATCATCGGGCCGAACTGCCCCGGCATCGCCTCGCCGGGCGCCTCCAACGCCGGCATCATCCCGGCCGACATCACCGGTGCGGGCCGGATCGGCCTGGTCAGCAAGAGCGGCACCCTGACCTACCAGATGATGTACGAACTGCGCGACATCGGCTTCTCCACCTGCGTCGGCATCGGCGGCGACCCGATCATCGGCACCACCCACATCGACGCGCTCGCGGCGTTCCAGGCCGACCCCGAGACCGACGCGATCGTGATGATCGGTGAGATCGGCGGTGACGCCGAGGAGCGGGCGGCCGAGTTCATCAAGGCCAACGTCACCAAGCCGGTGGTCGGCTACATCGCCGGCTTCACCGCACCGCCCGGCAAGACGATGGGGCACGCCGGGGCCATCATCTCCGGCTCGGCCGGTACCGCCGACGCGAAGAAGGCCGCCCTGGAGGCGGTCGGGGTCAAGGTCGGCAAGACGCCGA from Plantactinospora sp. BC1 carries:
- the sucC gene encoding ADP-forming succinate--CoA ligase subunit beta, with protein sequence MDLYEYQGRELFERHGLPVLAGGVATTPQEARAIAERLGGRVVVKAQVKVGGRGKAGGVKLAEGPDEAVARSTDILGMDIKGHTVNKVMLTVTADIAEEYYFSYLLDRANRTFLCIASVAGGMDIEQVAAETPERVAKVTIDANAGVDEAKAREIVEAAGFPAELTDQIVPIAVRLWQAFVAEDATLVEVNPLARTADGKVLCLDAKVSLDENAGFRHPDHEALVDQAAVDPLEQRAKEKDLNYVKLDGEVGIIGNGAGLVMSTLDVVAYAGESHGGVKPANFLDIGGGASAAVMANGLEIVLSDPSVRSVFVNVFGGITACDEVANGIIQALALLAERGETVDKPLVVRLDGNNAEAGRAILDGAANPLVQRVDTMDGAAQRAAELAAAGV
- the sucD gene encoding succinate--CoA ligase subunit alpha, with protein sequence MAIWLTKESKVVVQGMTGSEGMKHTRRMLAAGTNVVGGVNPRKAGQKVAFDNVELPVFANVAEAMAATGADVTVIFVPPQFTRGAVVEAIDAGIPLAVVITEGVPVHDTAAFWAYNVAQGERTRIIGPNCPGIASPGASNAGIIPADITGAGRIGLVSKSGTLTYQMMYELRDIGFSTCVGIGGDPIIGTTHIDALAAFQADPETDAIVMIGEIGGDAEERAAEFIKANVTKPVVGYIAGFTAPPGKTMGHAGAIISGSAGTADAKKAALEAVGVKVGKTPSETARLMRELMSGG